In a single window of the Terriglobus roseus genome:
- the secG gene encoding preprotein translocase subunit SecG, whose translation MNALLIFLVILHVIICVFLIGVVLLQQGKSADLAGAFGGQGSQTAFGPRGAANLLTRLTTWSAVLFMITSISLTILMSRTSDRSVLSGIKTQQSTPKK comes from the coding sequence ATGAACGCCCTTCTGATCTTTCTCGTCATCCTTCACGTCATCATCTGCGTGTTTCTTATCGGCGTTGTATTGCTGCAGCAAGGCAAGAGTGCCGATCTGGCCGGAGCCTTCGGCGGACAAGGTTCGCAGACTGCCTTCGGCCCTCGCGGCGCGGCCAATTTGCTGACGCGTCTGACCACGTGGTCGGCTGTGCTCTTCATGATTACCTCGATCAGCCTGACGATCCTGATGTCGCGCACGAGTGATCGCTCGGTCCTCTCGGGCATCAAGACACAGCAGAGCACCCCCAAGAAGTAG
- the tmk gene encoding dTMP kinase, whose product MIEPVMYPGVFITFEGPDGSGKTTQIKRLAEWLRERGTEPILLRQPGGTALGERIRAILLDSRSEEALGEIAPLSELALMFADRAQSIRQVILPALAEGRVILCDRYTDSSEAYQGAGRGLGTDRVLAVHRAVCDDLQPSLTVLLLPDVEQALKRARRRNERYKQQHDGADENRFEAEGEAFYRRVHDAYAAIAEREPQRVALIGPGTGDDGIEAIATRVREVVAERLAAARIGV is encoded by the coding sequence GTGATCGAACCGGTTATGTATCCCGGCGTCTTCATTACATTCGAGGGACCGGATGGTTCCGGCAAAACCACGCAGATCAAGAGGCTGGCCGAATGGCTGCGTGAACGTGGGACAGAACCTATCCTGCTCCGACAGCCTGGCGGCACTGCGCTAGGTGAGCGTATCCGGGCAATTCTGCTGGATTCGCGATCCGAAGAGGCTCTTGGTGAGATCGCTCCGCTAAGCGAACTTGCGCTGATGTTCGCAGATCGCGCGCAGTCGATTCGACAGGTCATTCTGCCGGCGCTCGCTGAAGGAAGGGTGATCCTCTGCGATCGCTACACTGACTCGAGCGAGGCATACCAGGGTGCCGGTCGAGGCCTGGGCACGGATCGAGTACTGGCCGTTCATCGCGCAGTGTGTGACGATCTTCAACCTTCGTTGACTGTGCTGTTGCTGCCAGATGTGGAGCAGGCCCTGAAGCGCGCCCGGCGGCGCAATGAGCGATACAAGCAGCAGCACGATGGAGCCGATGAGAATCGGTTTGAGGCCGAGGGCGAGGCCTTCTACCGCCGTGTTCATGATGCCTATGCGGCTATTGCTGAGAGGGAGCCGCAGCGTGTGGCGCTGATTGGTCCTGGTACTGGCGATGACGGGATCGAAGCCATTGCCACACGTGTGCGTGAGGTCGTAGCGGAACGGCTCGCAGCAGCCCGCATCGGAGTCTAA
- a CDS encoding YdcF family protein: MRFVRVVLWALLAAAVCSTLFVFLAWRTIPSRNSAQDHFDTLMVLGTPAKADGTPSAELRERIDEGVREYKAGVAPHIIMTGGAAHNKFVEGQVMADYAAAEGVPRDAIIVEGQAQDTIQNIWYSHAIMEKNGWHSAEVISSPYHLPRTSLILEHYTGPLRFDWRTHPAHWPATYNAWDKLKRDYREAVTCFAVRRAGFQHSNYLPAS, translated from the coding sequence ATGAGATTTGTACGAGTCGTCCTTTGGGCTTTGTTGGCCGCCGCCGTCTGTTCGACCCTCTTTGTCTTCCTGGCTTGGCGAACCATTCCGAGCCGCAACTCTGCACAAGATCACTTCGACACGCTGATGGTGCTGGGGACGCCTGCGAAGGCAGATGGCACACCTTCGGCTGAACTGCGTGAGCGCATCGACGAAGGCGTCCGGGAGTACAAGGCGGGCGTGGCTCCGCACATCATCATGACGGGCGGCGCGGCTCACAACAAATTCGTTGAGGGGCAGGTAATGGCTGACTACGCTGCGGCAGAGGGCGTGCCGCGTGATGCGATCATCGTCGAGGGCCAGGCGCAGGACACCATCCAGAACATTTGGTATAGCCACGCCATCATGGAAAAAAACGGCTGGCATTCCGCGGAGGTCATCAGTTCGCCCTACCATTTACCGCGGACATCACTCATTCTCGAGCACTACACCGGTCCGTTGCGCTTTGACTGGCGCACCCATCCGGCACACTGGCCTGCCACCTACAACGCGTGGGACAAGTTGAAGCGGGATTACCGAGAAGCAGTGACCTGCTTCGCAGTCCGGCGCGCAGGGTTTCAGCATTCAAACTACCTGCCAGCAAGCTGA
- a CDS encoding HAD family hydrolase gives MAISSSSSTTAPTAPLLNGQVLMIDADDTLWENNIYFERAIDRFIDLVAHPEMSPTEVREAFDRLEAKRVKTHGYGTGAFHQSLIAGYAHLTGAEVTADAHQHLAACAGSIRDAELTLLDGVFDTLPLLAAKHTLILVTKGDHEEQTAKLARSGLHQHFHHVEVLPEKHTAAYEALLDRYGCDPAVTWMIGNSPRSDANPALAAGMHAVYVPHPSTWVLEREALGEPRHGRQLLHLSSFRELLHHFA, from the coding sequence ATGGCGATATCGAGTTCCTCTTCTACAACTGCTCCGACAGCTCCTCTGTTGAACGGTCAGGTGCTGATGATCGATGCGGACGACACTCTCTGGGAAAACAATATTTACTTCGAGCGCGCGATCGATCGCTTCATCGATCTGGTTGCCCATCCCGAGATGTCTCCGACCGAAGTTCGCGAAGCCTTTGACCGCCTTGAGGCGAAGCGCGTCAAGACACACGGTTACGGTACCGGTGCGTTTCACCAATCTCTGATTGCGGGGTACGCACACCTGACCGGAGCAGAGGTCACGGCTGACGCCCATCAGCATCTGGCAGCATGTGCCGGCAGCATTCGTGATGCGGAGTTGACGCTGCTGGACGGCGTATTCGATACGCTGCCGCTGCTTGCTGCGAAGCACACGTTGATTCTGGTGACCAAGGGCGATCACGAGGAGCAAACGGCGAAGCTTGCACGTTCTGGTCTGCACCAACACTTCCACCACGTTGAAGTGCTACCCGAAAAGCACACTGCGGCGTATGAAGCATTGCTTGATCGTTACGGCTGTGATCCAGCGGTGACATGGATGATCGGCAACAGCCCTCGGAGCGATGCCAACCCCGCGCTGGCTGCGGGCATGCATGCCGTTTACGTGCCACACCCCAGTACATGGGTGCTGGAGCGTGAGGCGTTAGGCGAGCCACGGCATGGCCGTCAGTTGCTGCACCTCTCCAGTTTTCGAGAGCTTCTGCATCACTTCGCATAG
- a CDS encoding CCA tRNA nucleotidyltransferase, with protein sequence MADYIYLLETRLSPAQQRAIGSIRTIAREFDTTVFLTGGAVRDLTGGGSVRDLDLTVQGDVFRLKKSLTAAGAEIVGENAPASQLFLVFAGGVRVELSSAVCVSWPKPGKPKFEPGSITDDLRRRDFTANAMAISLNEGSYGLLMDPLNGVADIENRELRLVSNYGFIEDPSRLIRVARLIARLGWQMEEKTRQRYETAKEEGYVSALSDWSRGYELEEIFHEEDPVRVLRALETEGWLPALSPSLTAAKANTAALAELYEKQGQLQMQGILSQPAAVAFPLVTAKLAAPEVAKLKAMFVRPGFVREIDTLESRTRDFSAQFSSKESAVPSAAWRVLHASEPNLVLAMSYGSKSSAVQSRLKTFLTESPTARQRIPYALLTEMRITQDLPIYAELLDKLFFELMDGKLSTPEEMKAYLEPYSPPAPPPPVNLRRARAKKEARPSRAKAKKAAAVTVAAEEEAAGLASGLTEVGDLTGPDRGPEPAPRTPIAKVAPTPAPAKVAVPKKAAPAPVVVKAAVEPKPVAAKKSIAPVKAAPVKAVPAKKAAPAKQVAKKAPVKVVAKNVVAKKGAPAKAVAKKAPVKVASKKAAPVKAAAKTVVAKKAVPAKKAAPAKKAAPAKKAAPAKAAKKAAAKKSSRR encoded by the coding sequence ATGGCTGATTATATCTATCTGCTGGAAACCCGCCTTTCGCCCGCGCAGCAGAGGGCCATCGGATCCATCCGTACTATTGCGCGCGAGTTCGATACCACCGTTTTTTTGACGGGCGGTGCGGTTCGCGATCTGACTGGTGGCGGCTCCGTTCGCGACCTCGACCTGACGGTTCAGGGTGATGTCTTCCGTTTGAAGAAATCATTGACAGCAGCAGGGGCTGAGATCGTGGGAGAAAATGCTCCCGCCTCGCAGCTGTTCCTGGTTTTCGCCGGCGGCGTCCGGGTCGAGCTAAGCTCGGCTGTATGTGTGTCGTGGCCTAAGCCCGGCAAGCCAAAGTTTGAGCCCGGCAGCATCACGGACGACCTGCGCCGCCGCGACTTTACGGCGAACGCCATGGCCATCTCCCTGAACGAAGGCTCCTATGGCTTGCTGATGGACCCGCTGAACGGCGTGGCCGACATCGAGAACCGTGAGCTGCGCCTGGTGAGCAACTATGGTTTCATCGAGGACCCCTCCCGTCTGATCCGTGTGGCGCGTCTGATCGCACGCCTCGGTTGGCAAATGGAAGAGAAAACTCGCCAGCGCTACGAGACGGCCAAAGAAGAAGGCTACGTCTCCGCGCTGAGCGACTGGAGCCGCGGCTACGAGCTGGAAGAGATCTTCCACGAGGAAGATCCGGTCCGCGTGCTGCGTGCCCTTGAGACCGAGGGCTGGCTGCCCGCCCTGTCCCCGTCGCTGACTGCTGCGAAGGCGAACACCGCCGCATTGGCCGAGCTGTATGAAAAGCAGGGCCAGTTGCAGATGCAGGGCATCCTGTCGCAGCCTGCAGCCGTTGCGTTCCCACTGGTCACGGCGAAGCTCGCCGCTCCAGAGGTCGCAAAGTTAAAGGCGATGTTCGTTCGTCCCGGCTTTGTCCGAGAGATCGATACCCTCGAGTCCCGCACCAGGGATTTCTCCGCGCAGTTCTCCTCGAAGGAGTCGGCCGTACCTTCCGCCGCCTGGCGCGTGCTGCATGCGTCTGAGCCGAATCTGGTCCTTGCGATGTCCTATGGCAGCAAGTCCTCTGCGGTCCAGTCGCGCCTGAAGACCTTTCTGACCGAGTCGCCCACCGCTCGCCAGCGCATTCCTTACGCGTTGTTGACGGAGATGCGCATCACGCAGGATCTTCCGATCTACGCGGAACTACTCGATAAGCTGTTTTTCGAACTGATGGACGGCAAGCTGTCCACTCCGGAAGAGATGAAGGCTTACCTTGAGCCTTACTCGCCACCCGCGCCACCACCGCCTGTGAACCTTCGCCGCGCCCGCGCAAAGAAGGAAGCACGTCCCAGCCGCGCCAAGGCCAAAAAGGCTGCTGCGGTCACGGTGGCAGCCGAAGAAGAGGCCGCCGGTCTGGCATCAGGTCTAACCGAAGTTGGCGACCTGACCGGTCCCGATCGCGGACCAGAGCCGGCACCTCGCACACCAATCGCCAAGGTCGCACCGACACCTGCCCCGGCAAAGGTCGCTGTGCCCAAGAAGGCTGCTCCTGCGCCGGTTGTGGTGAAGGCTGCGGTTGAGCCGAAGCCCGTCGCCGCAAAGAAGTCAATCGCTCCGGTGAAAGCAGCGCCAGTCAAGGCTGTCCCAGCGAAGAAGGCAGCTCCGGCAAAGCAAGTCGCCAAGAAGGCGCCGGTGAAGGTTGTTGCCAAGAACGTTGTCGCCAAGAAGGGTGCACCGGCAAAGGCTGTGGCCAAGAAGGCACCTGTGAAGGTAGCCTCCAAGAAGGCAGCGCCGGTGAAGGCAGCCGCAAAGACGGTTGTCGCCAAGAAGGCAGTGCCGGCGAAGAAGGCGGCGCCTGCAAAAAAGGCGGCTCCGGCTAAGAAGGCTGCCCCCGCGAAGGCCGCGAAAAAGGCAGCCGCGAAGAAGTCCAGCCGCCGGTAA
- the lpxD gene encoding UDP-3-O-(3-hydroxymyristoyl)glucosamine N-acyltransferase yields MKLSEIASRLGAELVGDGDVEITGVAGIEHARPDQVTFIANPKYAPLAKSTRAAAILVEPDFPTLEGTSTLRIRNCYRAFAETIKIFYTAPKYVPGIHPTAVIDPSARIGPGAHVGAYVVVGAGVVMGDDAILLPHAVIYQGARIGHRFFAHAHAVVREFCRIGDDVTLQNGAVIGADGFGYARDGAAWVKIVQSGATVLGDRVEVQANACVDRASIGETSIGAGSKIDNLVQVGHGSTVGENTLLCAQVGLAGSTEVGDRVILAGQVGVAGHCKVGDGAVATAQSGIPSDVAAGAIVSGYPAMDNRQWLRSVAAFARLPEMLREIRSLRKTNTAPE; encoded by the coding sequence ATGAAACTCTCGGAGATTGCGAGCCGCCTTGGGGCGGAGTTGGTCGGCGACGGCGATGTTGAAATTACTGGTGTTGCCGGGATCGAGCATGCACGGCCCGACCAGGTCACCTTCATCGCGAACCCGAAGTACGCTCCGCTCGCCAAGTCGACGAGGGCTGCTGCCATCCTCGTCGAACCCGACTTTCCTACGCTGGAAGGCACGTCAACTCTGCGGATCCGTAATTGCTACCGCGCGTTTGCGGAGACGATCAAGATCTTCTACACCGCACCAAAGTACGTCCCTGGCATCCACCCCACTGCTGTGATCGACCCGTCAGCGAGGATAGGGCCGGGCGCTCACGTGGGTGCCTACGTGGTCGTCGGTGCGGGAGTTGTCATGGGCGACGACGCTATTCTGCTGCCGCACGCCGTGATCTACCAGGGGGCCCGGATCGGCCATCGTTTTTTTGCGCATGCACATGCCGTTGTCCGGGAGTTCTGTCGGATTGGCGACGACGTAACGCTGCAGAACGGAGCGGTCATCGGTGCGGACGGCTTCGGTTACGCTCGCGACGGTGCGGCCTGGGTAAAGATTGTGCAGTCCGGTGCAACCGTGCTCGGCGATCGTGTGGAGGTGCAGGCCAACGCATGCGTCGACCGCGCAAGCATCGGCGAGACCAGCATTGGTGCCGGCAGCAAGATCGACAACCTGGTGCAGGTGGGCCACGGATCAACTGTGGGCGAGAACACGCTGCTATGCGCTCAGGTGGGCCTGGCGGGATCGACCGAAGTGGGCGACCGAGTGATTCTGGCTGGTCAGGTGGGTGTGGCTGGCCACTGCAAGGTGGGCGACGGTGCGGTCGCCACAGCGCAGAGTGGTATCCCAAGCGACGTGGCAGCAGGCGCGATCGTCAGCGGCTATCCGGCAATGGACAACCGGCAATGGCTGCGTTCTGTCGCAGCATTCGCGCGACTGCCGGAGATGCTGCGGGAGATCCGTTCGCTACGCAAGACCAACACCGCACCGGAATAG
- a CDS encoding MBL fold metallo-hydrolase: MQRETFPVGPLQCNCSILYDETAHDATVVDPGADLARITAFLAAHALKLRQIVVTHGHLDHIAGAKVLSEQTGAPVVYHQADLAQLAWMEQQAAWMGVPVPKVAPPDASAEEGTKLIVGSETGTVLHTPGHTQGSISLSFPQSSLLLAGDTLFRNGIGRTDLPGGDTPTILRSVREKLFPLPQETVVVPGHGSETTIGREVERNPFFFK; encoded by the coding sequence TTGCAACGTGAGACCTTCCCCGTCGGCCCGCTCCAATGCAACTGTTCGATCCTGTACGACGAGACGGCGCATGACGCCACCGTTGTCGATCCCGGCGCGGACCTTGCGCGCATCACCGCCTTCCTAGCCGCTCATGCCCTCAAGCTACGACAGATCGTCGTCACCCATGGGCATCTGGATCACATCGCCGGCGCGAAGGTATTGTCGGAACAAACTGGCGCGCCAGTGGTGTACCACCAGGCCGATCTCGCCCAACTGGCGTGGATGGAGCAGCAGGCCGCATGGATGGGAGTCCCCGTGCCCAAAGTCGCGCCTCCCGATGCGAGCGCAGAAGAAGGCACGAAGCTTATCGTCGGGAGCGAAACCGGGACCGTGTTGCATACGCCGGGTCACACCCAGGGCAGCATTTCCCTTTCCTTCCCGCAGAGCAGCCTCTTACTGGCTGGCGATACCTTATTTCGCAATGGCATCGGCCGGACAGATCTCCCGGGTGGTGACACTCCAACAATCCTCCGTTCCGTCCGAGAGAAGCTGTTTCCTCTGCCACAGGAGACCGTCGTAGTGCCGGGTCACGGGTCCGAAACGACCATCGGACGCGAGGTGGAGAGGAATCCTTTCTTTTTTAAATAG
- a CDS encoding cytochrome P450 gives MADGIDFENSYVFRPAHELTTKTGTWRIPPGLRKTLPFYLHKPWARLGKPILLFEYMAKHCGPISHYMLFGNHVIFLSDPAAIREVLVNQAGKFVRERTIVRLKILLGEGLLTSDDPTHKRSRRIVAPAFHRQRIYDYGSEMVRSTLHWRDQWNAGAVVDMNSEMMTLSLDIVARTLFDTEVDDDIREINAQSNTIMRIYNFLVAFPNAELFLKYKIPVPGLSKFARARARLDKVVKRIIADRKLANAADPEHADRKDLLSMLLASRDEDGSELSDEQLRDEVLTIFLAGYETTANALSWTWYLLATNPDQQERLFEEVREVLGGRAPSLDDYANLKYTQMVFAEAMRLYPPAWAMGRKSTEPFEVGPYRMPAGTHVFISQYILQRDERFYPDPLCFDPLRHTEEEKAKRDKFEYFPFGGGPRQCIGEGFAWLEGVMLIATIAQKWRLEWIDGQPVEVEEKITLRPKYPLRVTLHAR, from the coding sequence ATGGCCGATGGCATCGACTTTGAGAACTCCTACGTCTTTCGGCCTGCGCACGAGCTGACGACCAAGACAGGCACGTGGCGCATACCACCCGGCCTGCGCAAGACGCTACCCTTCTACCTGCATAAGCCATGGGCGCGCCTGGGCAAGCCCATTCTGCTGTTCGAATACATGGCAAAGCACTGCGGGCCCATCTCGCATTACATGTTGTTCGGGAATCACGTGATCTTCCTGAGTGACCCCGCAGCCATCCGCGAGGTGCTGGTGAACCAGGCGGGCAAGTTCGTGCGGGAACGCACCATTGTGCGGCTGAAGATTTTGCTGGGCGAAGGCCTGCTGACCAGCGATGACCCGACGCACAAGCGGTCGCGGCGCATCGTCGCACCGGCCTTTCATCGGCAGCGCATCTACGACTACGGCAGCGAGATGGTTCGGAGCACGTTGCATTGGCGCGACCAGTGGAACGCCGGTGCCGTGGTCGACATGAACTCCGAGATGATGACGCTCTCACTCGACATCGTGGCGCGCACGCTCTTCGACACTGAGGTCGACGATGACATCCGCGAGATCAATGCGCAGAGCAACACCATCATGCGCATCTACAACTTCCTCGTCGCATTCCCGAATGCAGAGCTGTTCCTGAAGTACAAGATTCCCGTGCCGGGCCTGAGCAAGTTCGCACGTGCGCGCGCACGCCTTGATAAGGTGGTGAAGCGCATCATCGCCGATCGCAAGTTGGCGAATGCAGCCGATCCCGAACATGCCGACCGCAAAGACCTCTTGAGCATGCTGCTCGCTTCGCGGGATGAAGATGGATCTGAACTGAGCGACGAGCAGTTACGAGATGAAGTGCTGACGATTTTTCTCGCCGGCTACGAGACGACGGCAAATGCTCTCTCGTGGACGTGGTATCTGCTTGCGACGAATCCCGACCAGCAGGAGCGCCTCTTCGAAGAGGTGCGCGAAGTCCTGGGTGGCCGTGCTCCTTCGCTGGATGACTACGCGAATCTGAAGTACACACAGATGGTCTTTGCAGAGGCGATGCGCCTCTATCCACCGGCATGGGCGATGGGACGCAAGTCAACGGAGCCCTTCGAGGTCGGACCGTATCGTATGCCTGCCGGAACGCACGTCTTCATCTCGCAGTACATCCTGCAGCGCGATGAGCGCTTCTACCCGGACCCGCTTTGTTTCGATCCCCTACGTCACACCGAGGAAGAGAAGGCCAAGCGTGACAAGTTTGAGTACTTCCCATTCGGTGGCGGTCCGCGCCAATGCATTGGAGAGGGCTTCGCGTGGCTTGAGGGCGTGATGCTGATCGCCACCATCGCTCAGAAGTGGCGCCTGGAGTGGATTGACGGGCAGCCTGTCGAGGTTGAGGAGAAAATCACGCTGCGACCGAAATACCCGTTGCGAGTGACGCTCCACGCGCGATGA
- a CDS encoding DUF6982 domain-containing protein, translating into MALSRKKVVVRRFLPGLLWGYLPASGLAYTGEPPMLDLLDLSGRIQPVPLADVKYAAYVRDFNTGDTFAPERLTRKTFLARPRSEGLWLRLTLRDREVFEGLAPLDLTMADGWAQDLGVHLVPPDIRGNTQRLFIPRLAIESMEVLAVVTTPSRKKPVAVADATETQPDLFSLELPPDARTQ; encoded by the coding sequence ATGGCGCTGAGCCGCAAAAAAGTCGTAGTGCGGCGCTTCCTGCCGGGCCTGCTGTGGGGCTACCTGCCAGCAAGTGGGCTTGCCTATACGGGTGAACCGCCAATGCTCGATCTGCTCGATCTCAGCGGCCGCATCCAGCCGGTCCCGCTCGCCGACGTGAAATACGCGGCCTATGTTCGCGACTTTAATACGGGCGATACCTTCGCACCGGAGCGACTGACCCGGAAGACCTTCCTCGCGCGGCCGAGGTCAGAGGGCCTCTGGCTCCGGCTCACCCTGCGCGATAGAGAGGTCTTTGAAGGTCTTGCGCCACTGGACCTAACAATGGCCGACGGCTGGGCGCAGGATCTCGGCGTCCACCTCGTCCCGCCCGACATCCGCGGCAACACGCAGCGACTCTTCATCCCGCGCCTTGCGATCGAGTCGATGGAGGTGCTGGCCGTTGTCACGACACCCTCTCGGAAGAAGCCGGTCGCCGTTGCCGACGCGACGGAAACTCAGCCCGACCTTTTCAGTCTGGAGCTGCCTCCCGACGCCCGTACCCAGTAG
- a CDS encoding response regulator, whose protein sequence is MADENTPETGTTDLKNLFSMPRSDESAASQEPKAVRVLLLDDDPANLLLRSAILRQNGYESLPASTIEEANELLESTDIAVLDYHLGAGKFGTAVAAKLRQRRPEVPIIILSATLERRFGGVEDMHLLKGHSSVEDLLSALRGLEAKRRGSPVVVDAREFYYSRIAMAIGIDVLVQILDPEGNWHYVNESAAEYLQKPRDWFPGRNIFAEMAETMRDWRDVLYAVSTTRETYIDRTRRGLLTEPREDEGNATWSVLAFPIMLHDGRSGVVLSARILERHSGNSFA, encoded by the coding sequence ATGGCTGACGAGAACACACCCGAGACTGGTACGACCGACTTGAAGAACCTCTTTTCTATGCCGCGCAGCGACGAAAGCGCCGCCTCGCAGGAGCCGAAGGCGGTTCGCGTGTTACTGCTGGACGACGACCCCGCAAATCTCCTGCTGCGTTCCGCAATTCTTCGTCAGAACGGCTATGAGTCCCTGCCTGCCAGCACCATTGAAGAGGCGAATGAATTGCTTGAGAGCACGGACATTGCCGTGCTGGATTATCACCTGGGTGCCGGTAAATTCGGTACAGCGGTCGCTGCGAAACTGCGTCAGCGCAGGCCGGAGGTGCCCATCATCATCCTCTCTGCAACGCTGGAGCGCAGGTTTGGTGGTGTGGAAGACATGCATCTGCTGAAGGGGCATAGCTCGGTCGAGGATCTTCTTTCAGCCTTGCGCGGCCTTGAGGCAAAGCGCCGGGGATCACCCGTCGTGGTGGACGCGCGTGAGTTCTATTACAGCCGCATCGCCATGGCCATCGGAATTGATGTCCTGGTGCAGATCCTCGATCCTGAAGGCAACTGGCATTACGTGAATGAGAGCGCGGCGGAGTACCTGCAGAAGCCGCGTGACTGGTTCCCGGGCCGCAACATCTTCGCGGAGATGGCAGAGACCATGCGCGACTGGCGTGATGTTCTCTATGCCGTCTCGACAACGCGCGAGACTTACATCGACCGGACCCGGCGCGGTCTGCTGACGGAGCCCCGAGAAGACGAAGGCAATGCCACCTGGAGCGTTCTTGCCTTCCCCATCATGCTGCATGATGGCCGCAGCGGCGTTGTTCTGAGTGCCCGCATTCTTGAGAGGCACTCCGGCAACTCCTTCGCATGA